The sequence below is a genomic window from Synechococcus sp. PCC 7335.
TCGGCATATCCAAAATCTCTTGAGACAGGATTTGACCGTAGGCAATCACTACAAAAGCGTCTGCGTTCAAGGCATTAAGCCGCGCTAACGTCTCAGTATCCTTCTTGATCCGACCAGGTTGCCAGATAGGACACTCTGCTCTTAGCGCCGCCGCTTTGACTGGAGAAGGCGAGACCTTTCCACCTCGGCCTCTGCGTTTGTCGGGCTGAGTGACGATAGCCACCACTTCAAAATCCGAATGATTCAACAGGCGAGTCAAACTAGGTACGGCAAACTGAGGGGTACCGAAAAAGACAATTCTCATGCGGGATTTTCCTTGATCGGATCTCTATCGCTTTTGAAGTGTTACTTTGAACACTTATTCTAGACACTATTATTCTTCAATCTGACCGCTCGTGCTAGCACTCAACCGATGTATCGTTCATAGCAAGTAGGTCCAGCCTTAACCACTGCCGATAATCAACCGGCATATACAGCAATCGCTAACGACGGATAGTTGAAAGAGCCTATATCTATCTACAGGCTAGCCTCTCCTAGAGGCGCTTCAAAAGAGGCTGCTTCAAAGAAGACTACCTTAATTACCGTTGCATAGGCGCTCAATTGTAATAGTTCCATCCCCACCATGGACTAACTTCTACAACGCCCCGCTCAGTAAAAACAACTCGGTAGTCGACAGACTGGGTATCTTCTAGCCCAGATTCTACCAGTGCTGGTAATGGCGTTTCGTCTACAGACGCTCTAGACTCTGAGTCTCCCGGCTGATAGCCCAAGATCTTCCCATCATTGGCCACTCGAACTCGGTAGCTGATGGCTTCACCAAACCTAGGCTGCTGGCGATTCTCAACTATGGTATCTTTCAATCGAGCATTCATAGCCCTGACTTCGGCAAAGGACTGAGTCGCTGAAGGCGGCGTATTATCAAAGGTTGTGGGTTCGGCAACTAAGGCCCCATCAGCAGCTGGCTCTGTTTCAGGGGTGAGCTCAGATTCGACAGCAAGCTCAGGCTCAGAAGAAGTGTCGTTTGAAATATCAGGTTCGCTAGCATTAGGTTCGCTAGTCTCTGGTACCGTTTCGACGCTAGAAACTGCTTGAGAGTCATCTGGCGTCTCGCCTGGAGGTTGGGCTAAGGTCTCCTCTGGGGTTGCTGCACCTTCGCTATCTATGCCGTCGACAGTAGCGACTTCCGCTGCTTGCTCCTCACGGCGAGCATCAAGAGCAGGATCCCTTACCTCAGGAACTGATAGCAATCCTATAGCCATCGTTGCTGCGGCCAAACCGCCAATACCTAAAATGGCCGGAAGCGCGCGATCGCTCAACGGTTCCTCAGTGCGGACGAACCGACGATCCAAAGGAAGTAGGGCAGGCTCTAGCTCAGGCAGTGTTTGCGTATCACTAAAAAATTGATCTACAGCTTCAGTTAAATCAAACAGCTGCACAGACGACAGCTTGATATCAATTGCTCTACCATCGCCGCTATCGCCTAAGTCAGCAACTTCGGGCTGTACCACTAAATGATGATAGGGCCCGTCACCAGGATTAATGTGTACTAGCAAAGGCTCACCCTCTGTCACCTGCGGATGAGCATAGCCACTAAGCACCTCTTGTCCATACTGGCTAACCGCACGTACTAGCGCCGCAAAAAAGCTATATCCGCCATTGAGCGGACGGCTGAGGCCACTAATCCGACATTCCGCATTCACAAGTAAAGACATCACCTCTTCATTACCTGGCGTTGGGTCGATACTCAAGCCATCTAGAATAAGGCTACAGTTAGGCAGTTGATACTGACGCTGGATCGTCATGATATTTCTCCATCAAACAAACTAAGCCAGAGTCGGTTGGCACCGTCTGTTCCCGTACAGAACAACAGCTTAGTTAGCAGTTCAATCGCTAGTTCATTAAGACTTTCATCCGTACTATAAGCAATTACGCTAGCGCGGTTCTCATTCATCCGTGCCCTAAAATGTGACCGAAAGCGGGCTAGATAGTTAGCCAATCGAAAATGATGCTCGAATGATAAGTCTTGGTCGGTTAGCTGCTGATAGCCTAATAGCAGCTGACGAATCAGCACAGTTAGACGTTTCGCCAGAAAGCAGATGATCAGCACTAATGCCTTCCCTTCTTCTAAGGACATCGGCTGTCGCTGACTAAACCGGCGCAGCGGATTACTACTACGTAGCAGCCAAAGATGCACTCGCCCTCGAATAACCTCTTCTAGTCCTAACTCCTTGGATGAGGCCAGCATCGCCTCAGAACCACCAAGGTCTAAAGCTTCTATTGCTAGCAATAGAAAGTCAATCTGGGTTTTAGCACGCCTAGCACATTCGCTAGGAATGCCAGGGGGAAGACTTAGCTGATCAATTAGCTTAGGACGCTGTTCTGGGGTGGCGGTAGGACTCTGCACTTGCATACGATGACGACTATTCACTCAGAGGTTTTATCAAAGCACATCTACGAAAACTTAAGACACTAATCTAGTAAAGACTGCGTGTTCTAGTAAGAGAAATCTATTAGGATCTGGTGAGTTGAAGATATATTTGAGATCAAAAGAATAATGGGCTAGCTACAGAACATGACAGCAAAAGATTAGCCCTCACTAAAAAACTTCTCGCTGAAGGCCACAAACTACTCTACTACCCACTCAATATTTTGCTAACTACTCTAGCGCTAAGGCTTCTAAAGAAGTTGCCCTAAATGGGACAGCTATACAACAATTATTCTTGGTTCGACCATAGCTGTGATCGCCAGTCATTGATTGCCAGTCATTAGATTGCCAGTCACTGATAGATACGTTCCGATTCGAGTAGCAGCGCTTCAGGCGGTAGCAGGTATTACTCTACCCTAGCCGATTCAATCAGCCAGCGATCGCCCTCCCGAACCAAGTCATAGTTGACTGTCACTAGTTCATCTGTGTAAGAGAAGCGATCGCTTATTGTCCCGTCACTATAGACGGTAGCTGATTCGACCACCCTAGCAGTCACATTCAGGGGCTCTGCCTCTGAAGGATTTTCTGGTTCTACAGACAAAATCTCAAGATCATCGTGGTCGTAATCTATATACCAGTTTTCTGATGTTGAAGCTTCCACATCCCCTTGCGTACCCCTTAACGCCTCTCCTGTTAGGACATCCTCTAGATCACTAGTATCTTTATTCTCGGCATAGGCTGCTCGTTTGGCATCTAGCCAGGCTGAAATGGTGGCTTCAGCGATACTAGCGGCATCACCGGAAGCATTAGGCAGCGCACCTGACTCATCTACTTCAATCACCGGTTCATTGATGCCGATATCTAAAGGCTGACTCGTCAGCGCTGGCTCACTATCTCTACCAGTAAAGAAACTCACAACCCGGGACAAAATAAATAGGAAAGTGCCCAAGCACAGCGCCCCTGCCAAGACAAGCAGAGCAACTCGATCCCACTTTGGAGTAGCACGACGACTACGGCGATCACGCAAGGTAGTCAGATCATTAGGTTCACCACCTCTAGAACCGTCTGAACCTAGTTGAGCAGGTGAGTGCTTCGAAATTTTATCCGTGATGCTAGCCGTGCCTGCAAACCCAGTTGAGCCCAACTGACCTGCCAGCATAGACTGATCTTGGTTGGTCTGTGTGTATGGTGATGACGGCGTGCCAGATAGTGTTTGATCAGTCATGGCAGACTTTCTAGGGCTTAGCGTGGATGCTTCACTAGTTCCTATCGGCTTGGCCTGAGCGCTAAGTGCTGCCTGTTGATTACTCCGCTCGTTGTCTAAAGGTAGACTTTCTAAGTACGACTGCACAGCATTGTCAGAAAAGTAGTTCTTTAGCGTTGCACTCTCTTGATCCAAATCGCGAAAGAACGGAAATACCTCCTGCTGCAGCCAATTCTCGGCATATAGACAAAGCCCCGGTAGTAAATCTGGTGCCCCCTGAGAATGCTCGCGGATGAAAGCTAGCGGCTCATACTCTTGAGAAAGTTCAAGCGCATGACTAGCTTCTTCCGTTTGACCTAGGAGTAGCGCACAAACCGCTTGTTCTAGATGGACATCCTGACGACCGCTTAGTCGTAGCAACATTTGCTTCGCTCGTCGGATTAGCGCCGGTTGGTGCTGAGCAAAGCCTCTAGCTAAAAGCGCGTATACAGCTAAATACGTACCAACTGCCGACGGTCTTTGGGCTTCTGCTTCGAAGATCTCCTGCTGTTCAAATGCTGTTAGGTAGCCGCGCAACTGCTGTATGAATCGAAGGAAATCGTCGACACCTAAGCCCGAAAGGTCGTCATCCGTACCATCAATACCACCACGGTCTTGCAGCATGCTACGCAGCAAGGTAATCCCCGATCTTCTAGGCTGCTTCTGTTCTAGCGGTCGGGCGATCAGCTCCAGCGTCCGATAGGGCCTAAGTTTATATAGATCTGATTGAATCTCAGCGCGCAAGACTGGGAACAGCTCTTCTTTCAAAAGCAATTCACGGCCTGTTCCTAGCGACTCATCGGCATATTCGTAGTTGTTTTGCTGCCATTCCTCACGGCCCAGCTCTAGACAGGCAACTGCCAGTGTTAAAACAATATCTGGAAACTCTGGCTGATTTTTTAACTGCTGCCCTTCTAGAGTACTAGGATCACGCTTCAGATATGGACGTCCTAGTAGCAGTACCAGTTCATATTCGCCAAGCTCTAGCAAAATTAACAGCGCACCGACGAGCAAATGTTCGTCAATCTCGATGGTCGGAACACTGACGTCAGGATCTAACGCGCCCTTGATCGGATCACTCACCCCCTTAGAAACGGCTAGAAATTCTCGATCATATTCAGCGCGCCGCATGTTGTCACCTAACACATCGTAGGCAATATCAATTAGCTGACGGCGAGCGTTAATAGCTAGATCCGAATATTCACGTCTGGGTTCTTGAAGTATGCGATCACGGTGCGACTGATTGAGCTGCTCAGCCGTGGCCTGAATGGGCAGTCCCAAAATTCGATAGTAATCTAGCGGAATTCGCACTTTTGTATCCCTAGCCATGGCGTCAATCTTGTCACTCAAATCAATCCGTCATCAATTGCCTTAGAAGCCGCTGCCTTAGAAACTATTGCGGTGAAACAACTAAGCCTATCTACCTCAAGCAATTTGAAGATAGAATGCTATGCATACACTACCGCTACATCAGTCATTCTATTGTTTGCTGCTACCCTTCCGTTTGCAACTGAGTAGGCGTCTTTGAGCGTCACAGTACATTTTCCCCCAGAAACTAGATGGAAAGCGGAATCTCTGAAGTTCGAAGCGGCTAGATACCCTTAGTACGCTTAAACTTGGTAGTACGCCTAAACTGCTAGTGCACTCAAACTGCTAGTTAGATGCATAGTATTTGTTAGCCTACGTTCAGACCGACTAACTTAGGCTATCACTTAGATTGATTT
It includes:
- a CDS encoding DUF4335 domain-containing protein; amino-acid sequence: MTIQRQYQLPNCSLILDGLSIDPTPGNEEVMSLLVNAECRISGLSRPLNGGYSFFAALVRAVSQYGQEVLSGYAHPQVTEGEPLLVHINPGDGPYHHLVVQPEVADLGDSGDGRAIDIKLSSVQLFDLTEAVDQFFSDTQTLPELEPALLPLDRRFVRTEEPLSDRALPAILGIGGLAAATMAIGLLSVPEVRDPALDARREEQAAEVATVDGIDSEGAATPEETLAQPPGETPDDSQAVSSVETVPETSEPNASEPDISNDTSSEPELAVESELTPETEPAADGALVAEPTTFDNTPPSATQSFAEVRAMNARLKDTIVENRQQPRFGEAISYRVRVANDGKILGYQPGDSESRASVDETPLPALVESGLEDTQSVDYRVVFTERGVVEVSPWWGWNYYN
- a CDS encoding DUF3038 domain-containing protein; this encodes MQVQSPTATPEQRPKLIDQLSLPPGIPSECARRAKTQIDFLLLAIEALDLGGSEAMLASSKELGLEEVIRGRVHLWLLRSSNPLRRFSQRQPMSLEEGKALVLIICFLAKRLTVLIRQLLLGYQQLTDQDLSFEHHFRLANYLARFRSHFRARMNENRASVIAYSTDESLNELAIELLTKLLFCTGTDGANRLWLSLFDGEIS
- a CDS encoding ARC6/PARC6 family protein, with product MARDTKVRIPLDYYRILGLPIQATAEQLNQSHRDRILQEPRREYSDLAINARRQLIDIAYDVLGDNMRRAEYDREFLAVSKGVSDPIKGALDPDVSVPTIEIDEHLLVGALLILLELGEYELVLLLGRPYLKRDPSTLEGQQLKNQPEFPDIVLTLAVACLELGREEWQQNNYEYADESLGTGRELLLKEELFPVLRAEIQSDLYKLRPYRTLELIARPLEQKQPRRSGITLLRSMLQDRGGIDGTDDDLSGLGVDDFLRFIQQLRGYLTAFEQQEIFEAEAQRPSAVGTYLAVYALLARGFAQHQPALIRRAKQMLLRLSGRQDVHLEQAVCALLLGQTEEASHALELSQEYEPLAFIREHSQGAPDLLPGLCLYAENWLQQEVFPFFRDLDQESATLKNYFSDNAVQSYLESLPLDNERSNQQAALSAQAKPIGTSEASTLSPRKSAMTDQTLSGTPSSPYTQTNQDQSMLAGQLGSTGFAGTASITDKISKHSPAQLGSDGSRGGEPNDLTTLRDRRSRRATPKWDRVALLVLAGALCLGTFLFILSRVVSFFTGRDSEPALTSQPLDIGINEPVIEVDESGALPNASGDAASIAEATISAWLDAKRAAYAENKDTSDLEDVLTGEALRGTQGDVEASTSENWYIDYDHDDLEILSVEPENPSEAEPLNVTARVVESATVYSDGTISDRFSYTDELVTVNYDLVREGDRWLIESARVE